The Gemella haemolysans genome includes a region encoding these proteins:
- a CDS encoding pseudouridine synthase, with protein sequence MRLDKFISTTTTLSRAEAKKIIKKGVLINNILVKSPDYKVDELSDQVIVNGERLVYQKYIYIMMNKPKNVVSATEDAVEKTVVDILEEKDRIHKVFPVGRLDKDTEGLMLLTNDGELAHKLISPKKDVEKKYYVEVSGKLKDEYIELVENGIIIDGGYKCKSARLEILESNEEKSRASIFITEGKFHQVKRMMKALGTTVTYLKRLSIGSLKLDENLKLGEYRYLTEKELKNLNK encoded by the coding sequence GTGAGACTAGATAAATTTATAAGTACAACGACGACGCTAAGTAGAGCAGAAGCAAAAAAAATAATAAAAAAGGGAGTATTGATTAATAATATTCTTGTAAAATCTCCTGATTATAAGGTCGATGAATTAAGTGATCAGGTTATAGTGAATGGTGAAAGGTTAGTTTATCAAAAATATATTTATATAATGATGAATAAACCTAAAAATGTTGTATCAGCTACAGAAGATGCGGTTGAAAAAACAGTAGTTGATATTTTAGAAGAAAAAGATCGCATACATAAAGTTTTTCCTGTTGGTAGACTAGACAAGGATACTGAAGGATTAATGTTACTGACGAATGACGGTGAGCTTGCTCATAAATTAATTTCCCCAAAAAAAGATGTAGAAAAAAAATACTATGTTGAAGTATCTGGAAAATTAAAAGATGAGTATATCGAACTTGTCGAAAATGGAATTATTATAGACGGAGGATATAAGTGTAAAAGTGCTCGCTTAGAAATACTCGAATCAAATGAAGAAAAAAGTAGAGCAAGTATATTTATAACTGAAGGAAAGTTTCATCAAGTAAAAAGAATGATGAAAGCTCTAGGAACTACAGTAACATACTTAAAGAGATTGTCTATAGGATCATTAAAATTAGATGAAAATCTAAAATTAGGTGAATATAGATATTTAACAGAAAAGGAACTAAAAAATTTAAATAAATAA
- a CDS encoding MerR family transcriptional regulator encodes MGFKELQKNLPVFSISVVTKITQLTARQIRYYEEKKLFTPKRTEGNTRLFSFNDIDKLLTIKDLLTKGFSLKAIDEIINEKDVSAKTTQIRQIIHNDIFAGPNGLPRERSIGRGDLSRFYNKKKNKF; translated from the coding sequence ATGGGGTTTAAAGAATTACAAAAAAATCTTCCTGTTTTTTCTATAAGTGTAGTAACTAAGATTACGCAACTTACAGCTAGACAGATAAGATATTATGAAGAAAAAAAACTATTCACTCCTAAACGTACTGAAGGAAACACTAGGCTTTTTTCATTTAATGATATTGATAAACTATTAACTATAAAAGATCTACTTACAAAAGGTTTTAGTTTAAAAGCAATAGATGAAATAATAAATGAGAAAGACGTATCTGCTAAAACTACACAAATCAGACAAATTATTCACAACGATATATTTGCTGGTCCAAACGGATTACCTAGGGAACGCTCTATTGGACGAGGTGACTTATCAAGATTTTATAACAAAAAAAAAAATAAATTTTAA
- a CDS encoding putative polysaccharide biosynthesis protein: MKILKKDSLFKGTAILSISLILTKVLGAVYLIPFYQIIGGEEQMALFNYGYSYYATILEVSAAGVPLAIAKLVAKYNALGAYSISRKIYRLGSWILVVMGIIGFCILFFGSGFISEQILISNQQKFTPQEGALVLKSLSFGIPLVLISAGIRGLFQGHEIMLPSALSQFVEQVARIAFMLGATYFIMRVLGYGVVEGNVSATFAAAVGAVFSLITLSFFYTKYRRSLDFNTPKDSNSIEITTGELVKEFLSVSIPFIFIVGLFPILNIIDQHNFIHGMTKIGKADIVDGRFSALQLVNKVVMIAVAIAPAFSSTFLPSITRLFAQGDKVSVSTQINKVILALMMMVLPALVGMFVLADPLYSTFYSRSLINADLLRFYLPLAILYSFYSLTSVIMQAINKQMINLITIVIGLAVKYMTITPFVVNYETNGVILSSVTTYVVMIIINLVIINSVVKLKVLEFLSKLIILLSSCFIMFIAVAAVYDSIVSNFVIESKISSMILIIICAVIGAVVYFFSITRMKFDKYLFGRTITLSSLRNMRRRG, from the coding sequence GTGAAAATTTTGAAAAAAGATTCCTTGTTTAAAGGGACTGCTATACTTAGCATAAGTTTAATCTTGACGAAAGTTTTGGGAGCTGTATATCTAATTCCGTTTTATCAGATTATTGGTGGAGAAGAGCAGATGGCCTTGTTCAATTATGGATATAGTTATTATGCTACTATACTGGAGGTTTCTGCAGCAGGGGTTCCTTTAGCAATTGCAAAATTAGTTGCGAAATATAATGCTTTAGGTGCTTATAGTATAAGTAGAAAAATCTATAGATTAGGTTCTTGGATTCTTGTTGTAATGGGAATAATTGGTTTTTGTATTTTATTTTTCGGTTCTGGATTTATTTCGGAACAGATATTAATTAGTAACCAACAAAAATTTACACCTCAAGAAGGAGCGTTGGTGCTTAAAAGTTTGAGTTTTGGAATACCACTTGTATTGATTTCTGCAGGTATTCGTGGACTTTTCCAAGGTCATGAGATTATGTTACCATCAGCATTAAGTCAATTTGTAGAACAAGTAGCTCGTATTGCTTTCATGTTAGGAGCAACATACTTTATCATGAGAGTTTTAGGTTATGGAGTCGTTGAAGGGAATGTTAGTGCAACTTTTGCTGCAGCAGTAGGAGCTGTGTTTTCTTTAATTACGCTATCCTTTTTTTATACTAAATATAGAAGAAGTTTAGATTTTAATACTCCAAAAGATAGTAATTCTATAGAAATTACTACTGGAGAGTTAGTAAAAGAATTTCTATCAGTTTCAATTCCGTTTATATTTATTGTTGGATTATTTCCGATTTTAAATATAATAGATCAACACAATTTTATTCATGGTATGACAAAAATAGGAAAAGCTGATATTGTTGATGGAAGGTTCTCTGCTTTACAACTTGTTAATAAAGTAGTAATGATAGCTGTAGCTATCGCGCCAGCATTTTCAAGTACATTTTTACCTTCTATTACGCGATTATTTGCCCAAGGTGATAAAGTAAGTGTAAGTACGCAGATTAATAAAGTCATATTGGCTCTTATGATGATGGTCTTACCAGCTTTGGTTGGTATGTTTGTTCTTGCTGATCCGCTATATTCTACATTTTATAGTCGAAGTCTTATAAATGCAGATTTACTTAGATTTTATTTACCACTTGCGATTTTATATTCTTTTTATAGTTTAACAAGTGTTATAATGCAAGCAATAAATAAACAAATGATAAATCTTATAACTATAGTAATTGGATTGGCGGTCAAATACATGACGATTACTCCATTTGTCGTTAATTATGAGACAAACGGTGTAATTTTATCTTCAGTAACAACTTATGTAGTTATGATTATAATTAACTTAGTAATAATAAATAGTGTTGTTAAACTTAAAGTTTTAGAATTTTTATCAAAATTAATTATTCTTTTAAGTAGTTGTTTCATTATGTTTATCGCAGTCGCTGCGGTTTATGATTCGATTGTCTCTAATTTTGTTATTGAGTCAAAAATCTCTAGTATGATATTAATTATAATATGTGCTGTTATAGGCGCTGTAGTCTACTTCTTTAGTATTACTAGAATGAAATTTGATAAGTATTTGTTTGGAAGAACAATAACCTTATCATCATTAAGAAATATGAGGAGAAGAGGATAG